Proteins encoded together in one Allomeiothermus silvanus DSM 9946 window:
- a CDS encoding acyl-CoA thioesterase, producing MTRTVRLVLPGDCNHYGSLFGGTAMAWMDEAAFVAATRHARAKVVTVHTDAVDFHHPVPQGSIVELLAWVQAVGNSSMRVEVEMWVEPMDKAERSLACRAGFVMVALDAHGRPTRVASPE from the coding sequence ATGACCCGCACCGTGCGGTTGGTGCTGCCGGGAGACTGCAACCACTACGGCAGCCTGTTCGGGGGTACGGCCATGGCCTGGATGGACGAGGCCGCCTTCGTGGCCGCTACCCGGCACGCCCGGGCCAAGGTGGTAACGGTGCACACCGACGCCGTGGATTTTCATCATCCGGTGCCGCAAGGTTCCATCGTGGAGCTTTTGGCCTGGGTGCAGGCGGTAGGCAACAGCTCCATGCGGGTGGAAGTGGAGATGTGGGTCGAACCGATGGACAAGGCCGAGCGCAGCCTGGCTTGCCGAGCGGGGTTCGTGATGGTTGCCCTGGATGCGCACGGAAGGCCCACTCGGGTGGCATCGCCCGAATGA
- a CDS encoding LacI family DNA-binding transcriptional regulator, which produces MNTRVSIQDVAQLAGVAVSTVSRVLNGYRDVSEETRAKVQRAVEQLGYRPNQAARTFRTGKTQSVSVLLPMIGTDFYNRLINGIDQGLAQRDYDAGLFPLLSPRRLERYRNPSAPPYNADGLILASLNPDRLFEGGKIPADLPTVLVDIAHFAYDSVTVDHLAGGYLAGKHLLERPAPTFVVMIEERFDTPFASGVFRERLRGFQRALEEGSVKLPRDHIITVEFSWDGGRLAAKEILRRLDGPANIFATCDLLAQGLIDEFAHKGIGVGGEVRLVGYDDQPWAEAYGLSTVKQPIESMGGLAARLLLQRMERPTAEVTHRVLSPRLVVRASSRG; this is translated from the coding sequence ATGAACACACGCGTCTCCATCCAGGATGTGGCCCAGCTCGCCGGGGTCGCCGTGAGCACGGTCTCCCGGGTGCTCAACGGCTACCGCGACGTATCTGAGGAGACCCGGGCCAAGGTGCAGCGCGCCGTCGAGCAACTCGGCTACCGGCCCAACCAGGCCGCCCGTACCTTCCGCACGGGGAAGACCCAATCCGTATCGGTGCTTCTGCCCATGATCGGCACCGACTTCTACAATCGCCTGATCAACGGCATTGACCAGGGGCTCGCCCAGCGGGACTACGACGCCGGGCTCTTCCCCCTGCTGAGCCCGCGCCGCCTCGAGCGCTACCGCAACCCCTCCGCACCCCCCTACAACGCCGATGGCCTGATCCTGGCCTCGCTCAACCCCGACCGCCTCTTTGAGGGTGGCAAGATCCCGGCGGATTTGCCCACCGTCTTGGTGGATATTGCCCATTTCGCCTACGACAGCGTGACCGTGGACCACCTCGCGGGAGGCTACCTCGCGGGTAAACACCTCCTCGAGCGCCCCGCCCCCACCTTTGTGGTCATGATCGAGGAGCGCTTCGACACCCCCTTCGCCAGCGGCGTCTTCCGGGAGCGCCTCAGGGGTTTCCAGCGGGCCTTGGAGGAGGGTTCGGTGAAGTTGCCCAGGGACCACATCATCACCGTAGAGTTCAGCTGGGATGGGGGTCGCCTGGCAGCAAAGGAGATCCTGCGCAGGCTCGACGGTCCGGCCAATATCTTCGCTACCTGCGACCTGCTGGCCCAGGGACTCATCGACGAGTTCGCCCACAAGGGCATCGGGGTCGGGGGTGAGGTACGGTTGGTGGGCTATGACGACCAGCCCTGGGCCGAGGCCTACGGGCTGTCAACCGTGAAGCAGCCCATCGAGTCGATGGGAGGGCTGGCCGCGCGGCTACTGCTACAGCGCATGGAGCGCCCCACCGCCGAGGTCACCCACCGGGTGCTCAGCCCGCGGCTGGTGGTGCGGGCGTCGTCCAGGGGGTGA
- a CDS encoding ABC transporter substrate-binding protein, with protein sequence MQAHWLKAIVTMTVALLSLGTAQKLTFWHYWDGANGQVLQGLIERYQKEHPGVTIESVFVPGGELLTKLQTAITAKQTPSMAISDLVAMPLLTQSGALSPLDDFIRQSNLNLADYFPGPLVYGLYQGKRYSLPVSASNLGLFWNKNLFRAAGLDPNRPPRNWDELLRFARQIKAKTGKWGIELFTQGGEGTTWQTQVYFWGAGAEFLNANNTAPAFNSPQGVRALQFLVDLVQKEKVAPVAPWGLFGRGEAAMVMDGSWMTQFFPQQVNFELGAAPFPYPAGGHPATNMGGEQIFIFQNADAASAKAAWDFINWFSSTPVQVEWDRGTGFLPVRRSVANDPAYRAWVSNARPLMRPFVDSMAFARPRPPVARYPQISDIFAKYVQEALLGRLSPKEALDRAAQEVTPLLR encoded by the coding sequence ATGCAAGCACACTGGCTCAAGGCAATCGTAACCATGACTGTAGCGCTCCTCAGCCTGGGAACGGCCCAGAAGCTCACTTTCTGGCACTACTGGGACGGGGCCAACGGGCAGGTCCTGCAGGGGCTCATCGAGCGCTACCAGAAAGAACACCCCGGGGTCACTATCGAGTCGGTGTTCGTGCCCGGCGGGGAGCTGTTGACCAAACTGCAAACCGCCATCACGGCCAAGCAAACCCCCAGCATGGCCATCTCTGACCTGGTGGCCATGCCCCTGCTCACCCAGAGCGGGGCGCTCTCACCCCTCGATGACTTCATCCGCCAGAGCAACCTCAACCTCGCCGACTACTTCCCCGGCCCCCTGGTCTACGGGCTCTACCAGGGCAAGCGCTACAGCCTGCCAGTGAGCGCCTCCAACCTCGGGCTGTTCTGGAACAAGAACCTCTTCCGGGCTGCCGGGCTCGACCCCAACCGCCCCCCGCGCAACTGGGACGAACTCTTGCGCTTTGCCAGGCAGATCAAGGCGAAGACCGGCAAGTGGGGCATAGAGCTCTTCACCCAGGGCGGCGAGGGCACCACCTGGCAGACCCAAGTGTATTTCTGGGGCGCAGGGGCCGAGTTCCTGAACGCCAACAACACCGCCCCGGCCTTCAACTCGCCCCAGGGGGTGCGGGCCTTGCAGTTCCTGGTGGACCTGGTGCAGAAGGAAAAAGTGGCTCCGGTGGCCCCATGGGGCCTCTTCGGGCGCGGCGAGGCCGCGATGGTGATGGATGGCTCGTGGATGACCCAGTTCTTCCCCCAGCAGGTCAATTTCGAGTTAGGGGCCGCTCCCTTCCCGTATCCCGCCGGTGGACATCCGGCCACCAACATGGGCGGTGAGCAGATCTTCATCTTCCAGAACGCCGACGCGGCCTCGGCCAAGGCCGCCTGGGACTTCATCAACTGGTTCAGCAGCACTCCCGTACAGGTGGAGTGGGACCGGGGTACCGGCTTCCTCCCGGTGCGCCGCTCGGTGGCGAACGACCCGGCCTATCGGGCCTGGGTGAGCAACGCCCGCCCGCTCATGCGCCCCTTCGTGGATTCGATGGCCTTCGCCAGGCCCCGTCCCCCGGTGGCCCGCTACCCCCAGATCTCGGACATCTTCGCCAAGTACGTGCAAGAAGCCCTGCTGGGGCGCCTGAGCCCCAAGGAGGCGCTCGACCGCGCGGCCCAGGAAGTCACGCCGCTGCTGCGCTAG
- the nrdE gene encoding class 1b ribonucleoside-diphosphate reductase subunit alpha, with protein sequence MRYLELNSALLQRENGFFPLERDREAVREFAREVAAKRRLFPSVLKRLETLIEEGYYEDFFARYTPEFLQEIHELAFSYRFEFESFMAISKFYKDYALKTGDKGQYLEDYPERVVAVALHLAKGDEAQARAYVRAMMERRYQPATPTFLNAGRARRGELVSCFLLEVDDSLDSIGYNLNAAMQLSKIGGGVALNLSRLRARGEPIKGVEGAAKGVVPVMKLLEDAFNYADQMGQRKGAGAVYLNIFHWDLEEVLETKKINADEKSRIQTLALGLVVPDKFFQLAAEGKPFYVFAPYSVYRAFGVPLDEMDLDTRYEELLEHPEVKKRPLDAREILTRIARLQFESGYPYLIYRSTANRANPLKGLGQIKMSNLCTEIFQIQTPSRVGPYGTPEVVGYDVSCNLGSLNIVNVMEGRALRESVRTATDALTAVSDQSEVAQVPGVARANRELHAIGLGAMNLHGYLAKNEIPYESAEAREFARAFFMAVNYYSLERSMEIARARGQTFVGFEGSDYASGAYFAKYLERDWRPTGESVKDLFAGMPLPGPKEWARLAEQVQEHGLYHAYRLAIAPTQSISYLQNATPSVAPITDLIETRTYGNATTYYPVPYLSPETLWYYKSAYRMDMYRVIDLVAGIQEHVDQGVSTVLFVDSQTSTRELARLYIYAWQKGLKSLYYTRTKNLGIEECVSCAV encoded by the coding sequence TTGCGCTACCTTGAACTCAACAGCGCCTTGTTACAGAGGGAAAACGGTTTTTTCCCGCTCGAGCGCGACCGGGAGGCGGTGCGGGAATTCGCCCGGGAGGTGGCGGCCAAGCGCCGCCTTTTCCCCAGCGTGCTCAAGCGGCTGGAGACCTTGATCGAGGAAGGCTATTACGAAGATTTTTTCGCGCGCTATACCCCGGAGTTCCTGCAGGAAATCCACGAGCTGGCCTTTAGCTACCGCTTCGAGTTCGAAAGCTTCATGGCCATCTCCAAGTTCTACAAGGACTACGCCCTCAAGACGGGGGATAAGGGGCAGTACCTGGAGGACTACCCCGAGCGGGTGGTGGCGGTGGCCCTGCACCTGGCCAAAGGCGACGAGGCCCAGGCCCGGGCCTATGTGCGGGCCATGATGGAGCGCCGCTACCAGCCCGCTACCCCCACCTTCTTGAACGCGGGCCGGGCCCGGCGGGGGGAGCTGGTCTCCTGCTTCTTGCTCGAGGTGGACGACTCCTTGGACTCCATCGGCTACAACCTGAATGCGGCCATGCAGCTGTCCAAGATCGGAGGGGGGGTGGCCCTCAACCTCTCCCGCCTGCGCGCACGGGGCGAGCCCATCAAAGGGGTGGAGGGGGCGGCCAAGGGGGTGGTGCCGGTGATGAAGCTGTTGGAAGACGCCTTCAACTATGCCGACCAGATGGGGCAGCGCAAGGGCGCCGGAGCGGTCTACCTCAACATCTTCCACTGGGACCTGGAGGAGGTTCTCGAGACCAAGAAGATCAACGCCGACGAGAAAAGCCGCATCCAAACCCTGGCCCTGGGGCTGGTGGTGCCGGACAAGTTCTTCCAGCTGGCCGCGGAGGGAAAGCCTTTTTACGTCTTCGCCCCCTACTCGGTGTACCGGGCCTTTGGCGTACCCCTCGATGAGATGGATCTCGACACCCGCTACGAGGAGCTGCTGGAGCACCCCGAGGTCAAGAAGCGCCCCCTGGACGCGCGCGAAATCCTTACCCGCATCGCCCGCCTCCAGTTCGAGTCGGGCTACCCGTACCTGATCTACCGCAGCACGGCCAACCGCGCCAACCCCCTCAAGGGGCTGGGCCAGATCAAGATGTCCAACCTGTGCACGGAGATCTTCCAGATCCAAACCCCCTCGCGGGTGGGGCCTTACGGAACCCCGGAGGTCGTGGGCTACGACGTGAGCTGCAATCTGGGCTCCTTGAACATCGTCAACGTGATGGAAGGGCGGGCTTTGCGGGAGAGCGTGCGCACCGCTACCGACGCCCTGACCGCGGTGAGCGACCAGAGCGAGGTGGCCCAGGTGCCGGGGGTAGCCCGGGCCAACCGGGAACTCCACGCCATCGGCCTGGGGGCCATGAACCTCCACGGCTACCTGGCCAAGAACGAGATCCCCTACGAATCGGCGGAGGCCCGGGAGTTCGCGCGGGCCTTCTTTATGGCGGTGAACTACTATAGCCTGGAGCGCTCGATGGAGATCGCCCGCGCGCGGGGCCAGACCTTCGTTGGCTTCGAGGGGAGCGACTACGCCAGCGGGGCCTATTTTGCGAAGTACCTCGAGCGCGACTGGCGGCCCACGGGGGAATCGGTGAAGGATCTGTTCGCCGGAATGCCGCTCCCCGGGCCAAAGGAGTGGGCCCGCCTGGCGGAGCAGGTCCAAGAGCACGGCCTCTACCACGCCTACCGCCTGGCCATCGCCCCCACCCAAAGCATCAGCTACCTGCAAAACGCCACCCCTTCGGTGGCCCCCATCACCGATCTGATCGAGACCCGCACCTACGGCAACGCCACCACCTATTACCCGGTGCCCTACCTCTCTCCCGAGACCCTCTGGTATTACAAATCGGCCTACCGCATGGACATGTACCGGGTGATCGATCTGGTGGCCGGGATCCAAGAGCACGTCGATCAGGGGGTGAGCACGGTGCTCTTTGTCGACAGCCAGACCAGCACCCGCGAGCTGGCCCGTCTGTACATCTATGCCTGGCAGAAGGGCCTGAAGAGCCTGTACTACACCCGCACCAAGAACCTCGGCATCGAGGAGTGCGTCTCTTGCGCGGTATAG
- the nrdF gene encoding class 1b ribonucleoside-diphosphate reductase subunit beta encodes MKAVNWNAPEDPFTKAFWDQNVRQFWVDEEIPLADDKLTWTTLAPEERETYEKVLVGLTLLDTLQGGVGMPLLVQTMESAQVKAVLSFMGAMEQMHAKSYSLIFSTLSPLPRIETLFRWAEGHPLLQAKVARVEGRYRGVFAGDAGLYLALANSVLLESYLFYSGFYYPLLLAGEGRLVNSGEIISLILRDEAIHGVYVGMLAQQVYARLPEGEQSRLRTALREDLEKLSALEEAYTEELYAPIGRVEEVRRFCRYNADKALMNLGQPPYFGVRAEEVNPVVLAGISLRTKNHDFFSTKGNGYVKAIRVEPLRDEDFVFGVEG; translated from the coding sequence ATGAAGGCGGTCAACTGGAACGCGCCCGAGGACCCCTTCACCAAGGCCTTCTGGGATCAGAACGTCCGCCAGTTCTGGGTCGACGAGGAGATCCCTCTGGCCGACGACAAGCTCACCTGGACCACCCTGGCCCCGGAGGAGCGGGAGACCTACGAAAAGGTACTGGTGGGGCTCACCCTGCTGGACACCTTGCAAGGCGGGGTGGGGATGCCCCTCCTGGTCCAGACCATGGAAAGCGCTCAGGTCAAGGCGGTGCTCTCGTTCATGGGGGCCATGGAGCAGATGCACGCCAAGAGCTATAGCCTGATCTTCTCCACCCTCTCCCCTCTTCCCCGCATCGAGACCCTCTTTCGCTGGGCCGAGGGGCATCCCCTGCTGCAGGCCAAGGTAGCCCGGGTCGAGGGGCGTTACCGGGGGGTCTTCGCCGGGGATGCCGGCCTGTACCTGGCCTTGGCGAACAGCGTGCTGCTGGAGTCCTATCTGTTCTACTCCGGCTTTTACTATCCGCTGCTCCTGGCCGGGGAGGGCCGATTGGTGAATAGTGGAGAGATCATCAGCCTGATCCTGCGGGACGAGGCCATCCACGGGGTGTATGTGGGGATGCTGGCGCAGCAGGTCTACGCCCGCTTGCCCGAAGGGGAGCAATCCCGCTTGCGCACCGCCCTGAGAGAGGACCTGGAGAAACTCTCCGCCCTGGAAGAGGCCTACACCGAAGAACTCTACGCCCCCATCGGCCGGGTCGAGGAGGTGCGCCGTTTTTGCCGGTACAACGCCGACAAGGCCCTGATGAACCTGGGCCAGCCCCCCTACTTCGGGGTTCGGGCGGAGGAGGTCAACCCGGTGGTGCTGGCCGGGATTTCCCTGCGCACCAAAAACCACGACTTCTTTTCCACCAAAGGCAACGGCTACGTCAAGGCCATCCGGGTAGAACCTCTGCGAGACGAGGATTTCGTCTTTGGGGTGGAGGGATGA
- a CDS encoding carbohydrate ABC transporter permease — MNGVRLQKTPSKASRWGRTLGEWPAALFFLLPTVAVLGTFNFYPALSSLYLSLFEWNGLSPTREFVGLANYSRLLASGEFWNSLRVTLLYAGGVTLLALALGMGVAVLLNQPSRGQALYRVLYFLPVITPTVASGVVWKYLFDPTQGVVNRGLAGVGLQGPAWLSDPSWALAAVIVVGVWKRVGFNLVVYLAALQGIPRAYYEAAQLDGAGPWQQFRHITLPLLAPTTFFLVVTALIDAFQVFDLVYVMTSGGPLGSTDVLGYYLYRQAFRYSELGFASAVAYVMFALIFAVTVIQFRLTRGGQGDG, encoded by the coding sequence GTGAACGGGGTTCGCCTCCAGAAAACGCCTTCCAAAGCCTCTCGGTGGGGGCGAACCCTGGGCGAGTGGCCCGCTGCCCTGTTCTTCCTGCTGCCCACGGTGGCGGTGCTGGGCACCTTCAACTTCTACCCGGCCCTCTCCTCGCTCTACCTCTCGCTCTTCGAGTGGAACGGCCTCTCCCCCACCCGCGAGTTCGTGGGGCTGGCCAACTATTCGCGGCTGCTAGCTTCCGGGGAGTTCTGGAACTCGCTGCGGGTCACCCTGCTCTACGCGGGCGGGGTGACCCTCTTAGCGCTGGCCCTCGGAATGGGGGTGGCGGTGCTGCTCAACCAGCCCAGCCGGGGGCAGGCCCTCTACCGGGTGCTGTACTTCCTGCCGGTGATCACCCCCACCGTGGCCAGCGGGGTGGTGTGGAAGTACCTTTTCGACCCCACCCAGGGGGTGGTGAACCGGGGGCTGGCGGGGGTGGGTCTCCAGGGGCCGGCCTGGCTCAGCGACCCCTCCTGGGCCCTGGCGGCGGTGATCGTGGTGGGGGTGTGGAAGCGGGTGGGCTTCAACCTGGTGGTCTACCTGGCCGCCCTGCAGGGCATCCCCAGGGCCTACTACGAGGCGGCCCAGCTTGACGGGGCGGGCCCCTGGCAGCAGTTCCGCCACATCACCCTTCCCCTCCTGGCCCCCACCACCTTCTTCCTGGTCGTCACCGCCCTCATCGACGCCTTCCAGGTCTTCGACCTGGTCTACGTGATGACCTCGGGCGGGCCGCTGGGCAGCACCGACGTGCTGGGCTACTACCTCTACCGGCAGGCCTTCCGCTACAGCGAGCTGGGCTTCGCCTCGGCGGTGGCCTACGTGATGTTCGCGCTGATCTTCGCGGTGACGGTGATCCAGTTCCGCCTGACTCGAGGGGGTCAGGGGGATGGCTAG
- the nrdI gene encoding class Ib ribonucleoside-diphosphate reductase assembly flavoprotein NrdI, which produces MWIVYASRTGNVERFVQQLPLWPRLRLRSGEERLEEPLVLVTYTTGFGEVPPEVWRFAQAHRSWVRGVAASGNRNWGSNFARAADRLAAALNVPLLHKFELSGWPEDLQVFVKGVNDLALP; this is translated from the coding sequence ATGTGGATCGTGTACGCTTCTAGAACCGGCAATGTCGAGCGTTTCGTACAGCAGCTGCCCCTTTGGCCCCGGCTGAGGCTTAGGAGCGGGGAAGAACGCCTCGAAGAACCTTTGGTGCTGGTCACCTACACCACCGGATTTGGGGAGGTGCCCCCGGAGGTGTGGCGCTTTGCTCAGGCCCATCGCTCCTGGGTGCGGGGGGTTGCCGCCAGCGGCAACCGCAACTGGGGGAGCAACTTCGCCCGGGCCGCCGACCGGCTGGCCGCAGCCCTAAACGTGCCCCTCCTCCACAAGTTCGAGCTCTCCGGCTGGCCGGAGGATCTCCAGGTTTTCGTGAAAGGAGTGAACGACCTTGCGCTACCTTGA
- a CDS encoding glycoside hydrolase family 13 protein, which yields MQIPDWVKDAIFYQIFPERFKNGDPANDPPGTEPWGRAPTRDNFFGGDLEGIIQGLDYIADLGCNALYLTPIFKAATNHKYDTYDYFQIDPHFGDDATFDRLVAEVKRRGMRLVLDGVFNHCGVGFAPFRDLLEQGEGSPYRDWFTPYSFPLKPELPNYATCGGVGWLPRLNTRNPQVEAFVHEVVLHWLERGIDGWRMDVAYEIETPFWQRLRQAVKARYPEAYLVAEEWRDPWPFLQGDTFDGVMHYRLRELLFDFFLKNALAADSFARALTLLRERLPEGSQWGMLTLLGSHDTPRVLTECGGDHRVVQLLFTFLLTYPGAPMLYYGDENGMEGGGDPDCRRSMVWEPERWKGDIRATVHRLLALRRAHPVLRRGTFEVAYAEDRVFSFYRVLGNERVLVVLNNTRVPRELALPVSFPEGTRLTEALSHRAFTVENGCVRLVPLEPRQAWVLLAAFAQRNTPLESGRLGSDATSTPGR from the coding sequence GTGCAGATCCCCGACTGGGTAAAAGACGCCATCTTCTACCAGATCTTCCCCGAGCGCTTCAAAAACGGCGATCCCGCCAACGACCCGCCCGGCACCGAGCCCTGGGGAAGGGCCCCCACCCGCGACAACTTCTTCGGGGGGGACCTCGAGGGTATCATCCAGGGCCTCGATTACATCGCCGACTTGGGCTGCAACGCCCTCTACCTGACTCCCATCTTCAAAGCCGCCACCAACCACAAGTACGACACCTACGACTACTTCCAGATCGACCCCCACTTCGGCGACGACGCTACCTTCGACCGCCTGGTGGCCGAGGTCAAACGGCGGGGGATGCGGCTGGTGCTGGACGGGGTATTCAACCACTGCGGGGTGGGATTCGCGCCCTTCAGGGATCTGCTCGAGCAGGGCGAGGGCTCGCCGTACCGCGACTGGTTCACCCCCTATAGCTTTCCGCTCAAGCCCGAGCTACCCAACTACGCCACCTGCGGCGGGGTGGGCTGGCTGCCCCGGCTCAATACGCGTAACCCCCAGGTCGAAGCCTTCGTGCACGAGGTGGTGCTCCACTGGCTGGAGCGCGGTATTGACGGCTGGCGCATGGACGTGGCCTACGAGATCGAAACCCCTTTCTGGCAAAGACTGCGGCAGGCGGTGAAGGCGCGCTACCCCGAGGCCTACCTGGTGGCCGAGGAGTGGCGCGACCCCTGGCCCTTCCTGCAGGGCGACACCTTCGACGGGGTGATGCACTACCGGCTGCGCGAGCTGCTCTTCGATTTCTTTCTCAAAAATGCCCTGGCTGCCGACAGCTTCGCCCGGGCCCTCACCCTGCTGCGCGAGCGGCTGCCCGAGGGTTCGCAGTGGGGGATGCTGACCCTTTTGGGTAGCCACGACACCCCACGGGTGCTCACCGAATGCGGCGGGGATCACCGAGTCGTCCAACTCCTCTTTACTTTCCTCCTCACCTACCCCGGCGCCCCGATGCTCTACTACGGCGACGAGAACGGGATGGAAGGCGGGGGCGACCCCGACTGCCGCCGATCGATGGTCTGGGAGCCGGAGCGCTGGAAGGGGGACATCCGCGCCACGGTGCACCGGTTGCTGGCCCTGCGCCGGGCGCACCCCGTGCTGCGGCGGGGTACCTTCGAGGTGGCCTACGCCGAGGACCGGGTATTCAGCTTTTACCGAGTCCTAGGGAATGAACGGGTGCTGGTAGTGCTCAACAATACCCGGGTACCCCGTGAACTTGCTCTACCGGTGAGCTTTCCCGAGGGTACTCGGCTTACCGAGGCCCTGAGCCACCGAGCATTCACCGTAGAGAACGGGTGTGTTCGCCTGGTCCCGCTCGAGCCCCGACAGGCGTGGGTGTTGCTCGCTGCTTTCGCGCAGCGAAACACACCTCTCGAGTCTGGGCGCCTGGGCTCCGATGCCACTTCAACCCCAGGCCGGTGA
- a CDS encoding carbohydrate ABC transporter permease — translation MARSLKAVLTHLLLASGAFLSAMPFLWMLTTALKPESALYQPPLLVPTHFEWANFVKAWQAAPFPRFFLNSAVMTVGIVLAQTLFSAMAGYAFARMRFAGRDLLFFFVLGTMMIPFPVTLIPSFLVVNALGWIDTYNALIIPRAVSAFAIFLFRQFFLSLPKELEEAALIDGAGRLTIFFRIVLPLSTPVIAASAIFSFLFAWNDFLWPLLVTNSPDMRTVQVGLAMFQGQYGVFWTLLSAAATIVTLPAILAFLAAQRQFIAGITNTGLKE, via the coding sequence ATGGCTAGGTCTCTGAAAGCCGTGCTGACCCACCTGCTGTTGGCAAGTGGGGCCTTCCTCTCGGCGATGCCCTTCTTGTGGATGCTCACCACCGCGCTCAAGCCGGAGAGCGCCTTATATCAGCCGCCGCTGCTGGTTCCCACGCACTTCGAGTGGGCTAACTTCGTCAAAGCCTGGCAGGCCGCTCCCTTCCCCCGCTTCTTCCTCAACAGCGCGGTGATGACCGTGGGGATCGTCCTTGCTCAGACCCTCTTCTCGGCCATGGCCGGCTACGCCTTCGCCCGGATGCGCTTCGCCGGGCGGGATCTGCTGTTTTTCTTCGTGCTGGGCACCATGATGATCCCTTTCCCGGTGACCCTCATCCCCAGCTTTTTGGTGGTGAACGCTCTGGGCTGGATCGACACCTATAACGCCCTCATCATCCCGCGGGCGGTCTCGGCCTTCGCCATCTTCCTTTTCCGCCAGTTCTTCCTCTCCCTGCCCAAAGAGCTCGAGGAAGCCGCCCTGATCGATGGGGCCGGGCGCCTGACGATCTTCTTCCGCATCGTGCTGCCCCTGTCCACCCCGGTGATCGCGGCCAGCGCGATCTTCTCCTTCCTCTTCGCCTGGAACGATTTTCTCTGGCCGCTCTTGGTGACCAACTCGCCGGACATGCGCACCGTGCAGGTGGGCCTGGCCATGTTCCAGGGGCAGTATGGGGTGTTCTGGACGCTCTTGAGCGCCGCCGCCACCATCGTCACCTTGCCTGCCATCCTGGCCTTCCTCGCCGCGCAGCGGCAGTTCATCGCCGGCATCACCAACACCGGCCTCAAGGAGTAG
- a CDS encoding PIN domain-containing protein produces MDTSLLLRFITGKPEELAGKALLVFRGAEERRFLLRVHPLVVAEAFYTLVSFYKAKKGEAAETLLALLDRPGVEVLEGDAVFPALREAGRGGLSLVDAFLLFRCGERDEGVATLDARLRKRVGEGIIP; encoded by the coding sequence TTGGATACCAGCCTGCTCCTGCGCTTCATCACCGGAAAGCCGGAGGAGCTTGCGGGGAAGGCCCTTCTGGTGTTCCGGGGGGCCGAGGAGCGTCGCTTCCTCCTGAGGGTCCACCCTTTGGTGGTGGCCGAGGCCTTCTACACCCTCGTCTCCTTCTACAAGGCCAAAAAGGGGGAAGCGGCGGAAACCCTCCTAGCCCTCCTGGACCGGCCCGGGGTGGAGGTCCTGGAGGGGGACGCAGTGTTCCCGGCTCTCCGGGAGGCGGGCAGGGGAGGCCTGAGCCTCGTGGACGCCTTTCTGCTCTTCCGATGCGGGGAGAGGGATGAGGGGGTGGCCACCCTGGATGCCCGGCTACGGAAGAGGGTGGGGGAAGGGATTATCCCCTGA
- a CDS encoding AbrB/MazE/SpoVT family DNA-binding domain-containing protein, with protein MVKSRLSSKGQITLPKPVREALGLAPGEEVVFELRQGEAVLRPRRQVPLEALLGRLGGKSAFPGEEEEGRAREAAWVRERGWIPACSCASSPESRRSLRGRPFWCSGGPRSVASS; from the coding sequence ATGGTAAAGAGCCGCTTAAGCAGTAAAGGCCAGATCACCCTTCCCAAGCCGGTGCGGGAGGCCTTGGGTCTTGCCCCCGGAGAGGAGGTGGTCTTTGAGCTGCGGCAAGGCGAGGCCGTGCTCCGTCCCCGCCGCCAGGTTCCCCTGGAGGCCCTTTTGGGGCGACTGGGCGGCAAATCGGCCTTTCCGGGGGAAGAGGAGGAGGGTCGGGCGCGGGAGGCGGCATGGGTTCGGGAGAGGGGTTGGATACCAGCCTGCTCCTGCGCTTCATCACCGGAAAGCCGGAGGAGCTTGCGGGGAAGGCCCTTCTGGTGTTCCGGGGGGCCGAGGAGCGTCGCTTCCTCCTGA